TGCTTATTCAAGGATATTtctaaggaaaaaaaaatatgcaaGTTTGAAGTTCTTAAAAATATAAATGTATGCTCAAAGTCAAATTATTTGTTGCTTAGGCTATCCACTAACGAATATTATTGTTTGTTCAAACTTTGTTGACACTAAACAAAAGTTGAATAGATACTTGCTTTCTAGTACTATTTGTTAtacccattttaaccgggttaaagcacagtataacatattggagattcctaaattgctttattttaaggagtcgccacctaattgattttaaggtgaattagggcacctaattattaactaaggtaaagctaactaaacctctgttaatagtctgcttaatcagtgtgattctaggtaagggttctatattatcctaaagggaagggattaggcatcctttagtatccgttaactacggttatccggccaaacttaggttaattaattaagattaaatataatgcttaaatcttaagaaaataggttgtaaatgttattaaggttttaaaggaaaatataatgctatttaaaataagatttaaaagTATGCTAaggcttttaaaaaaaatactattttagAAACAAGACTTGTAGGATAATTTGCACAAAAGAAACTTCAAATGCTATCTAAAATAAGCTATAAATACttttaaggctttaaataatgatgttatttaaaaaatgaaacttgcaaaatatgatgattttCACATAATTAGAAGCTTTTAAAAGAGGACTAACCAATTTAAACTTGAAATAAATTATATTATACGAGTATATtggtgtagaaaatctagacttatttttaaATGAAATGCAAAAGGTAATGAATTTTCTTTCTCTAACTTTATTTAGTTGTATTCggctaaaatatgtataatttgatAAATCTTGAAGGAATTGTTTATAAAAAgttcttgaatttatatttgtgtattagtaacgttttgaaattttaagatagtaagaataagaTATGGATTCCGTTAACTCAAAATGTATAGTTACGCTATTTGCAAATTATTCTAATAAAATTAATATTAGATGCTATgaatagttttgacataaaaaatgaagcttatggaattaagcgttagtttctcttaaattaactacccatgactaaaactaaaccccactaaattcatctaagttaagaaaacaaaaacaaacaaagagttagttgcataatacgaattaaatgcaaaaaataaaagaGCAGATAATGTCAAATGGGTCCAGCCCGTTTTGGGACTGCTGGAAACTgtttactgttgggcttcggcccagcaaatttcttttatatattgctgcggatcCATTGCtgttgttgggcttcggcccagagattttattctttttttttttcgctgTGGATTGGACCGGCTTGAGAATGACTAGATAATATTATGTTGAcgaatgcggaagacgagtccctcggactcgtatgcgaggttcatgcaaaaaaaaaaaaagatatgagagaaaaagattagtatacgatcaataaggCTTAAACATGTAAACGTTTTAGTTTGCTATGAAAGTTTGCTAGATATTACGAGTGTCAAACAGAAAAACTATACATTTAATTTTTCTTATATCTAGCTAGAGAATTTATCTTGGATTACTTGTTAATAAAACTATAAAGAAGCAGAGTGATTTAAAGAACTACCTACCTTATACATCAGATAATTCTCCTACAAATCTTGTACACCGCTAAATTGATAAATCACAAAATAGTTACGTCTTTTCTTATATTTTGTTCCCTTTCTTTATGAATCAATAAATTAAAATTGGGCAAAGAGAGTCAACTCACATCTAGTAAAACATGAATTGAACTTTAACAGGATATATCACAATATTAATATGATTGTCGGGTTGCTGGTTCTTTCCTACTCTGCATAGAATTATGGATTTTATATGAAATGTACGaaactttttttctttcaaatgaAATGTACTAATCTACTATAGGAATTTTTAGCCATTCATGGCTACAGTggtcaatttaaaaaaaaatgagaaaaataaaattatatttgTGTATCTAATTTTTAGCGGTTGTGACCTTTGTTATAAATTAAGATTAAGATTATCGTTGTAAATTCATAACATACATGTCCCTGGTTGCTTATAAATTACATGCCTCAAAATTCTTTTTAAGAAACAATAAGAGATTGATAATTTTAGTTTTGATAAAATTAACTGCAATATCTTGATCTGATAAGTGATAACTACCGGACATGCAGTTCCACTAATTTAGAAGTTATTTTCTCTTGCATAACTGAAAAATTGGCCGTTAAAAATGAAAGCTTATTCAGAAAAGGTCGATTAATTCTTTAGTTAGCTAGGAGTAATATACACCAAATAAAACGTGTGAAGTGTATTTTCAGAGCAGTCAATGCCACTGGCGCTTAAATTTTCtagtatgtatatatttatgagaCTTAAAAAATGGTAACATTTCGCTGAAACGGAGGTAAAGAATAAACTAATAACATCGATTGAGCAAAATCTGAAACGGCTAATGACAAAACTTATATATATCAAAGTATCTCCCGAATGTCACATTGCTTATAGCTTTAATACATCATATAAGAAATACATAAAAGTAAGACTTAATAACTTGTTAAACAAGGAACATTCGAGACCAAATACTACAAATGAATTATTCTGCCAACAAGTACGTGTGTCAAAGCACACGAAAGACACCGTAGTTACTCAAGGAGTAGCGGGTTTGTGTGGTGGAGAAAGCGTAGGTTTTGGCCAACTTGGTAGCTCGGGCTTTGACGCAGCTGGGACCTCAGGCTTCGGCCAAGATGGAAGTTCGGGCTTTGGCATACTTGGGATTTCAGGCTTTGGCCAACTTGGAAACTCTGGCTTTGGAGCAGCAGGTGTCTTAGGCTTTGGCCAAGATGGAAGCTCAGGCTTTGTAGGCTTCGCCGCAGTTGGTACCCCAGGCTTTGGCCAAGATGGAAGCTGAGGCTTTGGCCAACTTGGAAACTCGGTCTTTGGAGTAGCAGGTTTCTCGGGCTTTGGAGCAGCAGGTTTCTCGGGCTTTGGCCAAGATGGAAGCTCAGGCTTCGGTGCACTTGGGACCTCAGGCTTTGGCCAAGATGGAAGCTCGGGCTTCGGCGTAGCTGGGACTTCAGGCTTTGGCCAAGATGGAAGCTGGGGCTTCGGTGCAGCTGGGACCTCAGGCTTTGGCCAACTTGGGAACTCCGGCTTTGGAGCAGCAGGTTTCTCGGGCTTTGgcacacttggaatttcaggctTCGGCGCAGTTGGGTCCTCAGGCTTTGGCCAAGATGGAAGCTCGGGCTTCGGCCAACTTGGAAACTCAGGCTTTGGAGTAGCAGGTTTCTCAGGCTTTGGCCATGATGGAAGCTCTGGCTTTGGCATACTTGGGATTTCAGGCTTCGGCGCAGCTGGGACCTTAGGCTTTGGCCAAGATGGAAGCTTGGGCTTTGGCCAACTTGGAAACTCGGGCTTTGAAGTTGTCGGGCCATCAGGCTTTGGGCCAGCGGGGATTTCCAGCTTTGTCcaatttggaatttcgggcttTGACACATGCTTTTGCAAGGTTGGAGCTTTCGAGAATTCTGGTTTAGGAATTTCAAGAAGAGGCATCTCTAGAAGGCGACGTGCAGTTGCAGTAGTTATCATGTGGTCTTGCATAAAGTAGATAAATGTGAGCATGAAGAGAGAGGTTAGGTTGTAATGCTGAGCCATTTTTTCTCAGATCGAAGAAGCTTAGAGAAAAATGTGTTAAAAGCAAATGAAATTTTGATATTCCATTGGTTTTCCATATGGCTTTATATAAGTTTTACATGCATGCAACAAGGAGGATTTGAAGGGATATGGTTAGTTGAACTTTTCACCTATTTGCCTGCCAATATTTTAGTATCTTGAATTTGTCTTATGGTAGCTATATTGCTCAAATataga
The sequence above is a segment of the Lycium barbarum isolate Lr01 chromosome 6, ASM1917538v2, whole genome shotgun sequence genome. Coding sequences within it:
- the LOC132644651 gene encoding protein PELPK1-like — its product is MAQHYNLTSLFMLTFIYFMQDHMITTATARRLLEMPLLEIPKPEFSKAPTLQKHVSKPEIPNWTKLEIPAGPKPDGPTTSKPEFPSWPKPKLPSWPKPKVPAAPKPEIPSMPKPELPSWPKPEKPATPKPEFPSWPKPELPSWPKPEDPTAPKPEIPSVPKPEKPAAPKPEFPSWPKPEVPAAPKPQLPSWPKPEVPATPKPELPSWPKPEVPSAPKPELPSWPKPEKPAAPKPEKPATPKTEFPSWPKPQLPSWPKPGVPTAAKPTKPELPSWPKPKTPAAPKPEFPSWPKPEIPSMPKPELPSWPKPEVPAASKPELPSWPKPTLSPPHKPATP